One genomic region from Pyxicephalus adspersus chromosome 1, UCB_Pads_2.0, whole genome shotgun sequence encodes:
- the TMEM50A gene encoding transmembrane protein 50A, translated as MSGFFDSMRCSECIDWGEKRNTIASVASGVLFFTGWWIIIDAAVKFPLQEQLNHSYHACGVIATLAFLMINAVSNGQVRGDGYSEGCLGQTGARIWLFIGFMLSFGTLIASMWILFGGYVAKGVTIVYPGIAIFFQNAFIFFGGLVFKFGRTEDLWQ; from the exons atgtctggcttttttgacagcATGCGGTGCTCAGAATGCATTGACTGGGGAGAGAAGAGGAACACTATTGCATCTGTTGCATCTGGGGTTCTA TTCTTCACAGGCTGGTGGATTATTATTGATGCTGCTGTTAAATTTCCTTTGCAAGAACAGCTGAACCACTCTTATCATGCATGTGGTGTTATAGCAACTCTAGCTTTTCTGAT gatTAATGCCGTATCAAATGGACAGGTTCGCGGCGATGGGTACAGTGAGGGTTGTTTGGGTCAAACAG gtgCACGTATTTGGCTGTTTATTGGTTTCATGTTGTCCTTTGGAACTCTTATCGCATCTATGTGGATATTATTTGGTGGTTATGTGGCAAAAG gtgtCACGATTGTGTATCCtggtattgctattttttttcaaaatgcttttattttctttgg GGGGCTGGTATTCAAGTTTGGTCGCACTGAAGATTTATGGCAATAG